GGCATGGGCCGGTGCTGCAAGGCACAGCAGCACGGCCGCAAGGCGCATGGTCATGAGTGGTCCTCCCTGAACCTCGGGCATTTGCCTCTTGCTTTTGGTATACCAAATTTGAATTCTGTCACAAGAGGCCAGCACAAGCGGATTCGAAACCGCGACGGCCGTCAGACAGGGAGAACACGCATGGCAGACACCCGCGCGAACAAACGCTTCCGCAGCCAGGAATGGTTCGACAACCCCAACAACCCCGGGATCACCGCGCTTTACGTGGAGCGTTACCAGAACCAGGAATTCACACGGGAAGAGTTGCAGAGCGAACGCCCCGTCATCGGCATCGCCAATACCGGGTCGGACCTTGTGCCCTGCAACAAGATCCATGTCTTCCTGATGGACCGGATCAAGGCGGGCATCCGCGAGGCCGGCGGCGTGCCGATGGAATTTCCCGTTCACCCCCTGCAGGAAACCGGCAAGCGGCCCACCGCCGCGCTTGACCGCAACCTCGCCTATCTGGGGCTGGTCGAGATCCTGCACGGCTATCCCATCGACGGGGTGGTGCTGACCACCGGCTGTGACAAGACCACGCCCGCGATGTTGATGGGCGCGGCCACGGTGGACCTGCCCGCCATCGCGCTGAACGGCGGTCCGATGCTGGACGGCTGGTGGAAGGGCAAGCGCGCGGGATCGGGTACCATCGTCTGGGAAAGCCGGCGCCTGCTGGCCGAGGGCAAGATCAACTATGACGAGTTCATGGACCGGGTCTGTTCCTCTGCCCCCTCGCTTGGTCACTGCAACACGATGGGCACCGCCAGCACGATGAACGCCATGGCAGAGGCGCTGGGCATGAGCCTGACCGGCAATTCGGCGATCCCCGCCCCGTTCCGCGAACGGATGGGCATGGCCTACGAGACCGGCAAGCGCATCGTGCAGATGGTGCTGGACGATCTGAAACCGTCCGACATCCTGACGCGGGCGGCGTTCGAGAACGCCATCGTCGTCAACGCGGCCATCGGCGGCTCGACCAACGCGCCGCCGCATTTGCAGGCCATCGCCCGTCATGCAGGGGTGGACCTGAACGTGAAGGACTGGGAGACCATCGGTTTCGACGTGCCCCTGATGGTCAACATGCAGCCCGCGGGCGAATATCTGGGCGAAAGCTTCTTCCGGGCAGGCGGTGTGCCGGGGGTGATGGGCGAACTGGTGAAGGCCGGGCGCCTGCACACCGGGGCCATGACCGCAACGGGCAAGCCGATGGGCGAGAACCTTTCCGGCTGGGAAAGCCGGGACACCGACGTCATCACCACCTATGACGCGCCCCTGCGCAAGAATGCCGGGTTCAAGGTTCTGTCGGGCAACCTGTTTGACTCCGCGCTGATGAAGACCAGCGTGATTTCAGAGGATTTCCGCCGCCGTTTCCTGTCCGAACCGGGCACGGAAGGCGTATTCGAGGCCCGCGCCATCGTGTTCGAAGGGCCGGAGGACTATCACGACCGGATCAACGACCCGGACCTGAAGATCGACGAAACCTGCATCCTGTTCATCCGCAATGTCGGCTGCGTGGGCTATCCCGGCTCGGCCGAGGTCGTGAACATGCAGCCGCCGGATGCGCTGATCAAGCAGGGCATCAACCACCTGCCCACGGTGGGCGACGGGCGGCAATCGGGGACGTCCGAAAGCCCCTCGATCCTGAACGCCTCGCCCGAGGCGGTGGTGGGCGGCGGGCTGGCGCTGCTGCAAACCGGGGACCGGGTGCGGCTGGATCTGAACGCCTCCACCATGAACGCGCTGGTGGACGACGCCGAATGGGCGGCGCGCAAGACCGCATGGCAGGCGCCTGAGATCGAGAACCAGACGCCGTGGCAGGAGATCTACCGCACCCATGTCGGGCAACTGGCCGATGGCGGGTGCCTCGAACTCGCGACCGCCTATCAGCGGGTGGGCCGCAACCTGCCGCGCGACAACCATTAGGGAGGGACCCATGGCCCAGACGATCATCATCACCGGGGCCGGTCGCGGGATCGGCAAGGCCTGCGCCGAAGCGTTCCTTGAGGCTGGCTGGCAGGTCGGCCTTGTCGGGCGCACGGCGGAGCCATTGCAGGCGATGGCCGCGGCCCATGCGGGTGCGCTGGCGTTGCCCTGCGATGTGACGGATGAGGCGCAGGTCGATGCGGCCTTTGACACGGCCATCGCGGCATGGGGCCGGATCGATGCGCTGTTCAACAACGCGGGCGTGTCGGTCATGGGGGCGACCATCGACGAAATTGCCGTCGACGACTGGCGCCGCTGTATCGACATCAACCTGACCGGCAGCTTCATCTGCGCCCGCGCGGCCTTTGCCCGGATGCGCGCGCAGGATCCGCAGGGCGGGCGGATCATCAACAACGGCTCGATCTCGGCCCATGTGCCGCGCTGGGGCTCTACCCCCTACACGGCCTCGAAACATGCGATCACCGGGCTGACCCGGTCGCTCAGCCTTGACGGGCGGCCCTTCAACATCGCCTGCGGGCAGATCGACATCGGCAACGCGCTGACCGACATGGCCGCCAAGATGACCAAGGGCGTGCCGCAGGCGGACGGGTCGGTGAAGGTCGAACCGGTGATGGACGTGTCCAACGTGGCGCGGTCGGTGCTGCACATGGCCTCTTTGCCGCTGGATGCCAACGTGCAGTTCATGACCGTGATGGCCACCGCGATGCCCTTTATCGGGCGGGGCTAGCAGGCTGCTGAAAAACCAGAATCCCCGCCGTCGCAAGAGAATACCGTTCCTTGTAAACAAAGCTGGCCCGGGCTGGTCGCCCGGGCCAGCTTTGGACGATGGTGCGAAAGGTTTCGACCCTAGGCGCATGTCATGTGCTGTTTCAGCAGCCTGTTAGATGCCGGCGGCGCAGATATGTGAACATCCGTCGCGAAACCGGGTGATCGACGCAACGGTTTGACCTGACTCAAGGCTCGGCGACAACTTGCCGCAGGAATAATTTCCTTTCCCGCGATTCCGAAAGCTGTGTTTACAATCCTTAAGTGCGGGATGGGAGCCCGCATCTCCGGAGAACGGTCCGAAAACGGGCGACTCCGGATAGGGAGGAGACAGAGCATGACGCCAAGAGCGATGGTCTTGACGTGCGTGGGCCTGTTCTTCCTGCTTGCCGGTTACGGCATGGCAGGGGACAGGTTCGGCACGCCCGAATTGCCCGTCAGCGGTGCGGGCGAAGCGAAGAAATATCAAGAGGCCCATCCACCCAAGCCGCCTGAACCACCGGTCACAGGCCAGCAGTCCGGCCCGATGTTCGGCAAGACCGCGGACCACACCAAGTTCGAGGCCCTGAAAGGCCCGTTCGCCAACAATTTCGAGGTGAGCGCGGCCTGCGTCGGCTGCCATACAGAGGCCGAGGCGCAGATCAAGAAGACCATCCACTGGACATGGGACTATATCAGCCCGCGCACCGGCCAGCGTGTCGGCAAGGAAAACGTGATCAACAACTTCTGCACCAATGCCAAGAACAACGAGGGCATGTGCGCCTCCTGCCATATCGGCAACGGGGTCCGGGAGGGGGAGGAGTACACGTTCCAGAAGGAAAGCAGCGTCGATTGCCTTGTCTGCCATGACCGCACCGCTGGCTATTATCGTACCCCGCCGACCAAGGGGAATGCGGTCTGCGCCACGATGTTCGAGGGCCTGCCGCCCATCGACTATCCCCATGTCGCGCAAAATGTCGGCTTGCCCGGGCGTGAGAATTGCGGGTCCTGCCACTTCTTCGGGGGCGGCGGCGACGGGGTGAAGCATGGCGATCTCGACACCTCGCTGAAGAACCCGCCGAAAGAGCTGGACGTGCATATGGCAACGGACGGGGCGAATTTTGCCTGTACCCGGTGCCATGTCACCAAACACCATGCCATCGCCGGCAGCCATTACGAGATGGTCGCCCATGACGAACACGGTGTGGGTGGCCCCGGCGAGCTGCGTCAGGCCGCGACATGTGAATCCTGCCACGGCACCGAACCGCATCCCAAGCCCAGCCTGATCGGCTATCAGCTGGATGCCCATGCCGCGCGGATCGCCTGCCAGACCTGCCATATCCCGGAATTCGCGCGCGGTGGCGTGGCCACCATGACCGACTGGGATTGGGAAACCGCCGGAAAGCTGCTGGATGGCGCGGGCTATTACGAGGAGGAATATACTCAGGGCAATGGCGAGCATCGCCATACCTACTGGTCGATCAAGGGCAGCTTCGTCTGGGGCGAGAACCTGACCCCGACCTACAAGTGGTTCAACGGCGACATGCGCTATACCATGCCGACCGAGCAGATCGACGACAGCCAGCCGGTCGTCCCGATCAACGACGTGCTTGGGGATGCGTCCGACCCCGGGTCGCGGATCTGGCCGTTCAAGGAAATGCACACCCGCATTCCCTATGACGCCGGTAACAAGACGCTGGTTTACAACCATCTGTGGGGCGATGACGATGCCGCCTTCTGGGGTAATTTCGACATCGCGAAATCGATCGAGGCCGGGATGGAGATCGAGCAGCGCCCATTCTCCGGCGAGATCGGGTTCCTGCCCACAGTGTCCAACTGGCCGATCACCCACATGGTCGCACCGAAAGACGCGGCGCTGGACTGTTCCGCCTGCCACGCGCGCGACAGCCGTCTTGCGAAGGTGGCCGGGGTCTACATGCCCGGGTTCAGCCGGTTCGGTTGGCTTGAGACATTGGGCCTGGCCGGGCTTGGCCTGACGCTTCTGGGGGTGGTCCTGCATGGCGGTCTGCGGATCGCGCTGCGCAGCAACGGCAAGGGAGAGGAATGATGACCGACGCAACCGAGGCCGAATTCCGCGGCGAGGACGAACCCAAGCGCACGGTCATGATCTACACCGCGTATGAGCGGTTCTGGCACTGGTCCCAGGCGCTCTTGATCTTCATCCTTGCGCTGACCGGGTTCTCCGTACATGGGCTGTTGCCGATGGATTATCGTCTGGCGGTGCTGATCCATTCCTATGCGGCCATCGCGTTGATCCTGCTGTGGGTGTTCACGACCTTCTGGCATTTCACCACCAACCAGTGGCGGCAATACCTGCCGAAGCTGTCCAGCCTGTGGGAGGTCATCCGGTTCTATGCCTGGGGCATCCTGACCGGCGCGCCGCACCCCTATACCAAGTCGCTGAAGCGCAAGCAGAACGCGCTTCAGTCGCTGGCCTATCTGACCTTCATGGTGATCATCGGGCCGGCGCTTTGGGCCTCTGGCATCGTCTATATCCTGTTTCCGCTCTGGGCAAAGCTTGCGGCGGGAACGATTGCCTTGCCGCTGCTGGCGTTCATCCACACGGCGGCGGCCTACATGATGGTGATCTTCGTGTTGATCCATGTCTACATGACGACCACCGGCAAGACCGCGTTCCACTACATCAAGACGATGATCACGGGGTATGACACGATCCCGCTGTCCAAGGCGCAGGCCGCCTATCTGAGAGAGCAGGAACCGAACCGGCTGAAATAGCCCCGGCTTTAAATAGCCCCGGCTTTATTGAGGGTCCGGGGCGCGCCATTCGGTCAGCGCGTCCCGGTCGATATCAACGCCAAGTCCCGGCGCGTCGGGGATCGCGACGCGCCCGTTCTGACAGGCGATCGGGGTCTTCAGGATCGCCATGCGGAACGGGTTGTCGGTCTGGTCGAATTCCAGCCACGGATCGCTTGGCGCATGCCGCTGCGGCGAGGGCGGCAGGATCGTCAGCATCTGAAGGGACGCCGCCACATGCACGCCCGTCCCCCAGACATGGGGCACCACGCGCACGCCTGCGGTTTCCGCCATGGCGGCGATCTTGCGCATCTCGGTGATGCCGCCGCAGCCCGCCACGTCCGGTTGCAGGATATCGACGGCGCGGGCGTTCAGCGCTTGCGCATGGGCCGTACGGGTGTGCCATGTCTCGCCGCCCGCCACGGGGATGGGCTGGCCCCGGCGGACCTGAACATAGGCGTCAAGCTGTTCGGGAACGACCGGTTCCTCGAACCAGTCGATATCCTGATCGGCAACGGCGCGGCCCAGCCGGATCGCGTCGACCGCGTCATAGCCGTGATTGGCGTCGATCATCAACGCGCGGTCGGGCCCAAGAACCTGTCGCGCGGCGCGGACGGCCGCAACGTCAAGGTCATGGCCATAGCCGATCTTGATCTTGGCCGCCGTGAACCCCGCCGCCGCGTAGGCGGCCAGTTCATCGGCCAAGGCCGCCACCCGGTCGCGCCCCTCCTGCATGAAACCGCCCGTTGCATAGGCGGGCACCGACGACCGGTAGGCGCCACCGGCCAGCACATGCACCGGCATCCCGAAATGGTGCCCCGCGATGTCCCACAGCGCGATGTCGATCCCCGACTGCGCGGTGACCGTCAGGCCCCGTTGCCCCTGATCGCGGAACTGGTTGTAAAGATGGGTCCAGATCGGTTCGATCTGCAACGGGTCGCGCCCGATCAGAAGCGGCGCCATCGCCTGCACGATTGCGGCGTTGGGCCGGGCGGGGCCAAGGCATTCGCCCCATCCGGTCGTGCCATCGTCGCAGGTGATTTCCACCAGACAGGCCCAGCGTTCGGTGAAGGTCGAGAAGGAGGAATGAAACGGCACGTCCAGCTTGTGGCAGAGCAGGTGGGTCCGGATCTCGGCGATCTTCATGGGGCAAGCCTTGCGGTTGTCTGGGGCGGGGGTGCTGTTAGTCTGGCCCAAGGGAAAGCCAAGGGAGGAACAAGATGCAGCAGGTCCTGATGACGGGGGCTGCGGGGGGTATCGGCACGCTGCTTCGGCCGATCCTTCCGCGGCTGAAGGTGCGGATGCGGTTGAGCGATCTGGCCGACGCGATCCCGCAGGCAGAGCCCGGCGAAGACTGGATGCCGGGCGACCTGACCAACCCTGCGGACGCCGCGCGGCTTGTGGCGGGCTGCGATGCGATCCTGCATTTCGGCGGTATCTCGACCGAGAACCGGGCCGACCTGATCCACGAGGTCAACGTCAAGGGTACCTATACCCTTTACGAGGCCGCGCGGAAGGCGGGGGTCCGCCGCATCCTGTTTGCCAGTTCCAACCACGTTATCGGGTTTCATCCCCGCGAGACCCGGCTGGATGCCGACAGCGAGATCCGCCCCGACAGCATGTATGGCGTTTCCAAGGCCTATGGCGAGGCGCTGGCGCGGTACTATTGGCACAAGTTCGGGATCGAGAGCCTGATCCTGCGTATCGGGTCGTGCTTTCCCCAGCCGAAGGACCGGCGGATGATGGCCACCTGGATGAGCAAGGAGGACATGCTGCGCCTGATCGGGGCGATGCTGTTTGCGCCGCGGCTGGGCTGTCCGGTGGTCTATGGCGTGTCGAACAACCGCGAAAGCTGGTGGGACAATTCCAAGACCGCCTATCTGGGCTGGGTGCCGCAGGACAGTTCCGAGATGTTCGCGACGAAATTCGCGGATTACGTGCCCAATGACCCGAACGACCCGGCGATCCTGTATCAGGGCGGCAATTTCGCCAAGGCCGGTCATTTCGAGGATTGAGCTTTCAGCCGGCGCTCTCGCCGCCAGATGTAAAGCCCCGAGGCGATGATCACCAAGCCCCCGCCCAGCGTCCAGACGGTGGGCCATGTGGCGAAGACGAGGATCCCCGCGATGGCAGCGGTGAACACCTGGATATAGACCATGGGTGCGAGGAGGGAGGCATCGGCCCAGCGGTGGGCGATGGTCGCCGCGATATGCCCGCCTGCGCCGAACCCGCCGATCGCGAAGAAGACCACCCAGTCGACGGCGCGGTCGGGCCACATCCAGCCGCCAAAGACGAAGGGCGCCAGCGCCAGCGCGGCGGTGCCGCTTGACCAGATCTGCTGGGTGGAATTGGCCTCCTCCCCCGCCAGCATCCGCGTCATGATGAAATACATCGACGCCGACACCATCGCGGCAAGGCTGAGGAACATCGCGGGGTGAAACGCCGCGCCCCAGGGCTGGATCACCACCAGCACCCCCATGAAGCCGGTGCAGACGGCGAGGATGCGGCGGATGCCCACCCGTTCGCCAAGCAGCGGGATCGCCAGCAGAGTCACCGCGATGGGGCCGGCGAACATGATCGTCGTGGTCACCGTGATCGGCAGGAATTTCAGCGCCGAGAAGTTGAAGACCGTGCTGCCGAGCAGAAAGGCCGAGCGCAAGAGTTGCAGCCAAGGCCGGTTGGAGCGCAGCGCCGCGGCACCTTCCTGCGGCAGGTAAAGGGTCAGCGCCAGAAGCCAGTGCACGAGGTAACGGACGAAGACCACCTGCAGCGTCGGCAGCCCTGCAAGGATCAGCCACTTGGCCGAAGTGTCGATGCAGGTGAAGAAACACACCGCCAGCGCCATCAGCGCGACGCCCGCGGCTGTCTTGTCCTCGCGTGGGATGACCCTGCCCATGCCTTGTCTTACCCTACGGCCCAGCCGCCGTCGATCACATGGGCCTGTCCGGTGGTAAAGGCGCTTTCGTCAGAGGCCAGATAGATCGCCAGATGGGCGATCTCCTCTGCCGTGCCGATCCGGCCCATCGGTTGGCGTGCCTCGAACGCCTTGCGCGCGGTGTCATAGTCGCCCATCGCCCGCAGCCGGTCGTGCAGCGAGGGGCTGTCCACCGTACCGGGGCAGATGGCGTTGACGCGAATGCCCTTGGTGACAAAGTCGAGCGCCACCGATTTCGTCATCCCGATCACCGCGGCCTTGGACATGCCGTAGATACATCGGTTGGGCGCGGCGACGACTGACGACGCGACCGAGGCGATGTTGATAATCGATCCGCCGCCCCGTTCGATCATGCCGGGGATCGCGGCCTGCATCGCGTGGAACTGTGCCTTGACGTTCAGCGAAATGGCGAAGTCGAACTCGTCATCGGTGGCATCGAGGATCGTGCCGGAATGGACGAAACCCGCGCAGTTGACCAGAACCTCCGGCGCGGCGTCCCGAATGGCCGTGGTCAGCGCGGCCTTGTCGGTGACGTCCAGCGCGAAACTTTCCCCCGTCAGCCCCTGCAACAGGTCGGCGTTCAGGTCTGTCGCCACGATGTCTGCCCCTTCGCGGGCGAAACCTTCGGCGATGGCCCGCCCGATGCCCTGGCCCGCGGCGGTGATGAAGGTGCGTTTGCCCGAAAGTCTCATGCCGTTTTTCTCCCCAGATGGGTGGCCATCCACGCGACGAGTTCCGGAACCATCAGTGCCCCGTCGCCACTATCGCGTACCTCGCGCAGGGTGGCATCGGCCGCGCCCGACATGCGGCTGGCCTGTCCCAGATCCGCGGCCATCTGCCGGTAATATCCGACGTCCTTGGCCGCGTTCGCGACAGTGAAGGCAAGGTCGATCTGCCCGTCCGTCGCATAGGCCTTGATGAAGTCCATCATGCCGGAATGGTTCGGTCCCGCGGCCATCACGTCATAAAGTTCCTGCCGCCCGATCCCCGCGGCATCGGCCATCGCGAACGCCTCTGACATGGCGCAGGCGGTGGTCATGGCGAAGTAGTTGTTGATCAGCTTGATCGTATGCCCGTTGCCCAGCTTGCCAAGGTGAAAGACGTTCTCCCCCAGCACGTCCAGCACCGGTTTGACCTTGTCATAGGCCGCCCGGTCGCCCGCGCACATGATGTTCAGCTTGCCGTCCTTTGCATGGGCGGGTGTCCGGCCCAGGGGCGCATCCAGATAGGTCGCACCCTTTTCAGCCAGCGCCGCACCGATCTTGAGGGTCGAGGCGGGCAGGGAGGTGCCGAAATCGATGATCACCTGACCGGGCTGGGCGCCGGCCAGAAGACCATCCTCCCCGTAAACGCGGCTTTCGACCTGGTCCGATGTGCCGACGCAGATCATCACGATATCGACCTCCTCGGCCAGCGCCTTGGCCGTTTCGGCCTCGGTCGCGCCGTGGTTCAGCGCCTCGTCCACGCCGGTGCGATCCCGGTGGCCCAGAACGGTCAGCTCATAGGCGCCCTTTTGCAGGCATTCCACCATCGCCCGGCCCATGAGGCCCAGCCCGATAAATCCGATACGGGGTAAGTCCATCCGCTATTGCCTTTCCGTTGTCCGCTACATCACCGCGCCGATCTGCCACGGGACGAATTCGAAATCGCCAAGGCCCTCCGCCTCCGACTTGCTCTGTTCACCGCTCGCCATGCGCAGCCACATGTCGTAGATTTCGCGCCCGACCTCCTCGACGGTGGCGCCGTCGGTCAGGATGCGCCCGGCATTGACGTCCATGTCATCGCTCAGCCGCTCGTACATCTCTGTATTCGTCGCGATCTTCATCGAGGGCGAAGGCTTGGCGCCAAAGGCGGAGCCGCGCCCGGTGGTGAAGGCCACCAGATTGCAGCCCGAGGCGATCTGCCCGGTGACGGAGGCCGGGTCGTAACCGGGGCTGTCCATGAAGACGAAGCCCTTCGCCGTCACCGGTTCGGCATAGTCGTAGACGCCCATCAGCGGCGTCGTGCCCCCCTTGGCCGCCGCGCCCAGCGATTTTTCAAGGATCGTGGTCAGCCCGCCCGCCTTGTTGCCGGGAGAGGGGTTGTTGTCCATGCTGCCGCGGTTGCGCGCCGTATAATCCTCCCACCAGCGGATCAGGCCGATCAGCTTCTCGCCGATCTCGCGCGTTGCGGCGCGGGCGGTCAGCAGATGTTCGGCGCCGTAGATCTCGGGCGTCTCGGCCAGCACGCCGGTGCCCCCCTGCGCCACCAGCAGGTCGCAGGCATATCCCAGCGCGGGGTTCGCCGTGATCCCGGACCACGCATCCGATCCGCCGCATTGCAGGGCGACCATCAACTCCGACGCCGGGCAAGGGGTGCGCTGCGCCGCGTTGACCTCTGGCAGCATGGCTTCGACCTTGGCAATGCCCAGATCGACGGTCTTGCGCAGCCCGCCGACGTCCTGAATGTTCATCGTCTGGAACAGCGGGCCCGGCGTCAGGCCATAGGCCTCGATCAGCCAGTCGATCTGCATCATCTCGCAGCCAAGGCCCGCCATCAGCACCCCGCCGACATTGGGGTTGCGTGCATAGCCCCAAAGGACCCGCTGCAACGCCTGAAACCCGGTGCCGTCCCCGCCCATCGCGCAGCCCGTGCCGTGGACGAAGGCCACCACGCCATCGACATTGGTATAGGGGGCCAGACGCTCTGGCGTGAAATGGCCCGCGATCATCCGCGCCGCGGTGGCAGAGCAGTTCACCGAGGTCAGAACGGCGATATAGTTGCGCGTGCCGACACGGCCGGACGCCCGCCGATAGCCCAAGAATGTGTCGATCTCGGGCGCCGGGGGCACGGGACGCAGGTTGGTGGAGAACTCGTACTCCGTCTCCACATTCCGGAAGGCGAGGTTATGGGTGTGCACATGGGCCCCCGGCGCAATGTCCCCGGCGGCGTAGCCGATGACTTGCGCGTATTTCAGAACCGGCGCGCCGTTGGGGATCGTCTGTGTCGCCAGTTTGTGGCCGCGGGGGATGGCCTCAATCGCCCCGTCCTCCCCGACCTTCAGGGGCGTGATCGCGGTTTCGACATTGTCCGCATCGGAAAGCCGGACGGTCTTCATGGGGGTCCCCTCGTCAAAAGGGCCGGGGCAGGTCTGCCGCCCCGGCTGAGACTGCAAGCCCGTTACAGGAACAGGGTCACGATGGGCGGCCAGATCAGCAGCACCGACAGCGCCAGAAGCTGAATGCCGATGAAGGGCAGGAAGCCGCGGAAGATATCGGTCAGCGAGATATGCGGCGGCGCCACCGATTTCAGGTAGAACGCGGCCGGACCAAAGGGCGGTGAAAGGAAGCTGACCTGCATGTTCATGCAGAACACCACCCCGAACCAGATCGCGACGTAGCGCGGCTCCAGCGAGCCGAATACGCCGATCTCATCCACCGGCAGGCGCAGCACGATGGGCAGGAACACCGGCATGATCAGCAGCACGATCCCGATCCAGTCCATGAACATGCCCATGATCAGGAAGATCACCATCATCACAAGGATGATCCCCATCGTCGGCAGGTCCGCCCCCACGATCAGGTTGGCCACGTAATTCGGCCCCCCCGCCAGCGTGTAGGCCGCGGCCAGCGACGCCGCACCGATGGTGACCCAGATGATCGTGCCGGTGGATTTCAGCGTGCGCATCAGGCTGTCCCACACGATCTCGAACGTCATTTCGCGCCGGATCAGGCCGATCACGAAGACCGCGACAACGCCCATGCCCGCAGCCTCTGTAATGCCGGTGATGCCCCCGTAGATGGAGCCCAGCACAACCCCGATCACGATGATCGGCGCGATCAGGCCCTTGCCCATTTCCCAGCCCTTCGCAGTGCGTTCGCGACCAGCCACAAGGAACATCGCCGCCGCGGCCAGCGCGAAGGCCCCGATGATCCACGGAATGTCGCTGACCATGCCAAGGAAGATCGGGTCGACCCCCGTTGTCACCGCGTTGCTGCCGGTGACCGTGAAGAACAGGTTGCGCAGCAGCAGAACGCCGGTGATCCACATCGTGAAGCGCGAGGCGAAGCCGAGGAACATCAGGGCCTTTTCGGCGCCCTTCGGATCGCCGGGCTTTTCCTCGGGCAGGGGGGCCATCGACGGGTTAAGCCGGGTCGTCAGGATGATGTAGATGATGAAGAACGAGGCCAGCATGAACCCCGGCAGGAAGGACGCGGTGAACAGCGCCTTGATCGAGGTTTCGGTCACCAGCCCGTAGAAGATCAGCACGATGGACGGCGGGATCATGGTGCCAAGGCTGCCCGAGGCACAGATCGTCCCGATGGCGAGGTTCTGGTTATAGCCCAGCCGCAGCATCTGCGGCAGCGCGATCAGGCCCAGCAGCACGACCTCCCCCCCGATGATGCCCGACATCGCCGCCATGATCACCGCCATGATCGAGGTCACGATTGCGATGCCGCCGCGAGTGCGGGAGAGCCACATGTTCAGGGAGTTGTACATGTCCCGCGCAATGCCCGATCGCTC
The genomic region above belongs to Rhodovulum sp. P5 and contains:
- a CDS encoding SDR family oxidoreductase; this encodes MRLSGKRTFITAAGQGIGRAIAEGFAREGADIVATDLNADLLQGLTGESFALDVTDKAALTTAIRDAAPEVLVNCAGFVHSGTILDATDDEFDFAISLNVKAQFHAMQAAIPGMIERGGGSIINIASVASSVVAAPNRCIYGMSKAAVIGMTKSVALDFVTKGIRVNAICPGTVDSPSLHDRLRAMGDYDTARKAFEARQPMGRIGTAEEIAHLAIYLASDESAFTTGQAHVIDGGWAVG
- a CDS encoding NAD(P)-dependent oxidoreductase — translated: MDLPRIGFIGLGLMGRAMVECLQKGAYELTVLGHRDRTGVDEALNHGATEAETAKALAEEVDIVMICVGTSDQVESRVYGEDGLLAGAQPGQVIIDFGTSLPASTLKIGAALAEKGATYLDAPLGRTPAHAKDGKLNIMCAGDRAAYDKVKPVLDVLGENVFHLGKLGNGHTIKLINNYFAMTTACAMSEAFAMADAAGIGRQELYDVMAAGPNHSGMMDFIKAYATDGQIDLAFTVANAAKDVGYYRQMAADLGQASRMSGAADATLREVRDSGDGALMVPELVAWMATHLGRKTA
- a CDS encoding UxaA family hydrolase, with the translated sequence MKTVRLSDADNVETAITPLKVGEDGAIEAIPRGHKLATQTIPNGAPVLKYAQVIGYAAGDIAPGAHVHTHNLAFRNVETEYEFSTNLRPVPPAPEIDTFLGYRRASGRVGTRNYIAVLTSVNCSATAARMIAGHFTPERLAPYTNVDGVVAFVHGTGCAMGGDGTGFQALQRVLWGYARNPNVGGVLMAGLGCEMMQIDWLIEAYGLTPGPLFQTMNIQDVGGLRKTVDLGIAKVEAMLPEVNAAQRTPCPASELMVALQCGGSDAWSGITANPALGYACDLLVAQGGTGVLAETPEIYGAEHLLTARAATREIGEKLIGLIRWWEDYTARNRGSMDNNPSPGNKAGGLTTILEKSLGAAAKGGTTPLMGVYDYAEPVTAKGFVFMDSPGYDPASVTGQIASGCNLVAFTTGRGSAFGAKPSPSMKIATNTEMYERLSDDMDVNAGRILTDGATVEEVGREIYDMWLRMASGEQSKSEAEGLGDFEFVPWQIGAVM
- a CDS encoding TRAP transporter large permease subunit, which codes for MVDIGTLSLIILLSMFALLAIGMPLGFASAFLAVVTLVLKFDVDILFRTFGQGPLSVLGQAIYRQLTNYVLISVPLFILMASLLERSGIARDMYNSLNMWLSRTRGGIAIVTSIMAVIMAAMSGIIGGEVVLLGLIALPQMLRLGYNQNLAIGTICASGSLGTMIPPSIVLIFYGLVTETSIKALFTASFLPGFMLASFFIIYIILTTRLNPSMAPLPEEKPGDPKGAEKALMFLGFASRFTMWITGVLLLRNLFFTVTGSNAVTTGVDPIFLGMVSDIPWIIGAFALAAAAMFLVAGRERTAKGWEMGKGLIAPIIVIGVVLGSIYGGITGITEAAGMGVVAVFVIGLIRREMTFEIVWDSLMRTLKSTGTIIWVTIGAASLAAAYTLAGGPNYVANLIVGADLPTMGIILVMMVIFLIMGMFMDWIGIVLLIMPVFLPIVLRLPVDEIGVFGSLEPRYVAIWFGVVFCMNMQVSFLSPPFGPAAFYLKSVAPPHISLTDIFRGFLPFIGIQLLALSVLLIWPPIVTLFL